The following coding sequences lie in one Colius striatus isolate bColStr4 chromosome 14, bColStr4.1.hap1, whole genome shotgun sequence genomic window:
- the MPHOSPH6 gene encoding M-phase phosphoprotein 6: MAGEVKTKLSKNLLRMKFMQRGLDSQTKKQLEEEEKKIISEEHWYLDLPDLKEKESYIIEERSFMPCEDLLYGRMSFKGFNPEIEKLMIQMNSRCKEEEIKVEDKMEADVSDEEMARRYETLVGTIGKKFLRKRDQRVLQDEDEDGNSNIRPSKKAKKKFLKPQD; this comes from the exons ATGGCCGGGGAGGTGAAGACGAAGCTGTCTAAAAACCTGCTGCGCATGAAG TTCATGCAAAGGGGTTTGGATTCACAAACTAAAAAACAACtagaagaagaagagaagaaaataatcagTGAAGAACACTGGTACCTTGATTTACCAGACCTGAAGGAGAAAGA GAGCTATATAATAGAAGAGAGAAGCTTTATGCCATGTGAGGATCTACTCTATGGCAGAATGTCCTTCAAAGGATTCAATCCAGAAATTGAG aagttAATGATCCAAATGAACTCTAGGtgcaaggaagaagaaataaaagtagaaGATAAAATGGAAGCTGATGTGTCAGATGAGGAAATGGCCAGAAG ATATGAAACATTAGTGGGAACAATAGGGAAAAAATTCTTAAGAAAGAGAGATCAGCGTGTACTCcaggatgaagatgaagatgggAATAGTAACATAAGACCTagcaaaaaagcaaagaaaaagttCTTAAAGCCTCAGGATTGA